Proteins encoded in a region of the Raphanus sativus cultivar WK10039 chromosome 8, ASM80110v3, whole genome shotgun sequence genome:
- the LOC108821960 gene encoding 40S ribosomal protein S25-4: protein MAPKKDKVPPPSSKPAKSGGGKQKKKKWSKGKQKEKVNNMVLFDQATYDKLLTEAPKFKLITPSILSDRMRINGSLARRAIRELMAKGVIRMVAAHSSQQIYTRATNT, encoded by the exons ATG GCGCCAAAGAAGGACAAGGTTCCGCCACCATCATCAAAGCCGGCGAAATCCGGAGGTggaaagcagaagaagaag aagtgGAGCAAGGGAAAGCAAAAGGAGAAGGTGAACAACATGGTGTTGTTTGATCAGGCTACTTACgacaagcttctcactgaagctCCCAAGTTCAAGCTCATCACTCCTTCCATTCTCTCCGACCGTATGAGG ATTAACGGGTCTCTAGCAAGGAGAGCGATTAGGGAGCTAATGGCGAAGGGTGTGATCAGGATGGTCGCTGCTCATTCGAGCCAGCAGATCTACACTCGCGCCACCAACACCTAA
- the LOC108822800 gene encoding protein RER1A, with protein sequence MDGGGGGDSGSVATPVQQKAHEAWRIYQHYLDKTTPHATYRWIGTLVVALAYCLRVYYIQGFYIIAYGLGIYLLNLLIGFLSPLVDPEAAGGGSDGPSLPTRGSDEFKPFIRRLPEFKFWYSMTKAFCIAFVMTFFSVFDVPVFWPILLCYWIVLFVLTMRRQISHMIKYKYIPFSFGKQKYGGRSASGPRNAD encoded by the exons ATGgacggcggcggaggaggtgaTAGTGGTTCAGTGGCGACCCCGGTTCAACAGAAAGCACACGAGGCGTGGAGAATCTACCAGCATTACCTCGACAAGACCACGCCTCACGCTACTTACAGGTGGATCGGGACTCTCGTCGTGGCCCTCGCCTACTGTCTGAGGGTTTACTACATCCAGGGATTCTACATCATCGCTTACGGTCTCGGGATCTACCTCTTGAATCTCCTCATCGGGTTCTTGTCCCCTCTCGTTGATCCCGAGGCTGCTGGTGGGGGATCTGATGGACCTTCGCTTCCTACTAGAGGCTCTGATGAGTTCAAGCCTTTCATCCGCCGTCTCCCTGAGTTCAAGTTCTG GTATTCGATGACAAAGGCGTTCTGCATTGCGTTTGTGATGACGTTCTTCTCGGTGTTTGACGTGCCTGTGTTCTGGCCTATCCTGCTTTGCTATTGGATCGTTCTCTTTGTTCTCACCATGAGACGCCAGATCTCCCACATGATCAAGTACAAGTACATCCCTTTCAGCTTCGGCAAACAG AAATATGGTGGACGAAGCGCCAGCGGCCCACGTAATGCGGACTGA
- the LOC108821953 gene encoding phenylcoumaran benzylic ether reductase 1: protein MANKSSILFIGGTGYIGKYIVEASARSGHTTLVLVRNSTLTSPSRSTTIDNFKNLGVRFLLGDLNDHTSLVNSIKQADVVISTVGHSLLGQQDKILSAIKEAGNVKRFFPSEFGNDVDRAESVEPAKTAYTTKAMFRRRIEEAGIPYTIVSCNFFAGYFLPTLAQPGATSPPRDKVIIMGDGTPKAVFNTEEDIGTYTIKAVDDPRTLNKILYVRPPMNTYSFNDLVSLWEKKIGKTLERIHVPEEQILKQITEASPPLNVLLSLCHCVFVKGGQTNFEIEPSFGVEASELYPDVKYTTVDEILDNYV, encoded by the exons atggCGAATAAGAGTAGCATCCTGTTCATCGGAGGAACAGGTTACATCGGGAAATATATAGTGGAAGCGAGCGCGAGATCTGGACACACAACCCTTGTTCTCGTTCGAAACTCCACCCTCACAAGCCCCTCGCGATCCACCACCATCGACAATTTCAAGAACCTCGGCGTTCGCTTTCTACTC GGAGATCTTAACGATCATACGAGTCTCGTGAATTCGATCAAGCAAGCTGATGTGGTGATATCCACCGTTGGACACTCTCTCTTGGGTCAACAAGACAAGATCCTCTCTGCCATTAAAGAAGCTGGTAACGTTAAG AGATTCTTTCCGTCGGAGTTTGGAAATGATGTGGACCGTGCTGAGAGTGTTGAACCTGCCAAAACAGCCTATACTACAAAGGCAATGTTCCGCAGGAGAATTGAGGAAGCAGGGATACCATACACTATTGTCTCTTGCAACTTCTTTGCTGGCTACTTCCTCCCTACTTTGGCACAGCCTGGTGCTACTTCTCCTCCACGTGACAAAGTCATCATTATGGGTGATGGTACCCCCAAAG CTGTGTTCAACACGGAGGAAGACATAGGGACTTACACAATCAAGGCCGTAGATGATCCAAGAACCTTAAACAAGATTTTATACGTTAGGCCACCCATGAACACTTACTCGTTCAACGACCTTGTCTCCCTTTGGGAGAAAAAGATTGGGAAAACACTAGAAAGAATCCACGTTCCAGAAGAACAAATCCTTAAACAGATAACAG AAGCATCGCCTCCACTGAACGTGTTGCTATCACTTTGTCATTGCGTATTCGTGAAAGGAGGACAAACAAACTTCGAAATAGAACCTTCCTTTGGTGTAGAAGCTTCTGAGCTTTACCCTGATGTCAAATACACTACTGTTGATGAAATCCTCGACAACTACGTCTAA
- the LOC108821956 gene encoding glycine-rich RNA-binding protein 8, with translation MSAEVEYRCFVGGLAWATADADLERTFSQFGEVIDSKIINDRETGRSRGFGFVTFKDEKSMRDAIEEMNGKELDGRTITVNEAQSRGSGGGGGGRGGGGGYNRGGGGGYGGGGGGYGGGGGGYGRRDGGGGGYGGGRGGGGYGGGGRRDGGGYGGGDGGYGGNSGGGGGGW, from the exons atgtctgcAGAAGTCGAGTACCGGTGCTTCGTTGGAGGCCTCGCCTGGGCCACCGCGGATGCGGATCTCGAAAGGACGTTCTCACAGTTCGGCGAAGTGATCGATTCCAAG ATCATTAACGATCGTGAGACTGGAAGGTCGAGGGGATTCGGATTCGTGACTTTCAAGGATGAGAAGTCAATGAGGGATGCGATTGAGGAGATGAACGGGAAAGAACTCGACGGACGTACCATTACCGTCAACGAGGCTCAGTCTAGAGGAAGcggtggcggtggtggaggCCGTGGCGGCGGCGGTGGTTACAACAGAGGAGGCGGTGGTGGATACGGAGGAGGCGGTGGTGGTTACGGAGGAGGCGGTGGTGGATATGGTAGACGTgatggaggtggaggtggatACGGTGGTGGCCGTGGTGGAGGCGGATACGGTGGTGGTGGAAGACGTGATGGCGGTGGATACGGAGGTGGTGACGGTGGTTACGGAGGAAACagcggcggtggtggtggtggctggTGA